From Propionispora vibrioides, a single genomic window includes:
- the rpsD gene encoding 30S ribosomal protein S4: MARYIGPVCRQCRREGVKLYLKGDRCYSDKCAFSKRSYAPGQHGQGRKKVSEYGIQLREKQKARRTYGVLEGQFRTYFDKADRQKGITGENLLVLLERRLDNVVYRLGFGSSRNQARQLVRHGHFTVNGHRVNIPSYQIKADDVIQVKESSKESPIMKEMAEGIASKTVPAWLELSAADLSGKVVRYPNREEIDIPIQEHLIVELYSR; this comes from the coding sequence ATGGCTAGATATATAGGACCTGTTTGCAGACAGTGCCGCCGCGAAGGCGTCAAACTGTACTTAAAAGGTGATAGATGTTACAGCGACAAATGCGCGTTCTCCAAACGCAGCTATGCGCCTGGTCAACATGGTCAAGGTCGGAAGAAAGTTTCCGAGTATGGCATCCAGCTGCGGGAAAAACAAAAGGCACGCCGTACTTACGGTGTGTTGGAAGGTCAGTTCCGCACTTATTTTGACAAAGCGGACCGTCAGAAAGGCATTACCGGTGAAAACTTACTGGTATTGTTAGAAAGAAGATTGGACAACGTTGTATACCGTCTGGGTTTCGGCAGCAGCCGCAACCAGGCAAGACAATTAGTTCGTCATGGACACTTTACAGTGAATGGCCACCGGGTAAATATCCCTTCTTATCAGATAAAAGCCGATGATGTCATCCAAGTAAAAGAATCCAGCAAGGAATCACCGATTATGAAAGAAATGGCTGAAGGCATTGCCAGCAAGACCGTTCCGGCCTGGTTGGAACTTTCAGCGGCGGATTTGAGCGGTAAAGTAGTACGCTACCCCAATCGTGAGGAAATTGACATCCCGATTCAGGAACATCTTATCGTCGAGTTATATTCCAGATAA
- the map gene encoding type I methionyl aminopeptidase, translating to MIILKSDREIGYLRDAGQIVAETFVEIKKAVKPGVTTLELDQIAEKYIKSRGAIPAFKGYHGFPGNICASVNEEVVHGIPGLRKLKSGDNVSIDIGAVINGYNGDAAITVPVGEVDAEMEQLLKVTEESLYKGIEQAIAGNRLSDISHAVQSHAEKYGYGVVRDYVGHGIGRNMHEDPQIPNYGSPGRGPRLKSGMTLAIEPMINVGTYEVQALDDGWTVVTLDKKPSAHFEHSIAVTDNGPEILTKL from the coding sequence ATGATTATTCTTAAATCGGACAGAGAGATCGGTTATTTACGCGATGCCGGTCAGATTGTCGCAGAGACCTTCGTTGAAATCAAAAAGGCCGTCAAACCGGGAGTTACTACCCTGGAACTGGATCAAATCGCCGAAAAATATATCAAAAGCCGTGGCGCGATTCCCGCTTTTAAGGGATATCACGGCTTCCCTGGCAACATCTGTGCTTCGGTAAACGAAGAGGTAGTACATGGAATTCCAGGATTAAGAAAGTTAAAAAGCGGAGATAATGTAAGTATTGACATTGGAGCGGTAATTAATGGATATAATGGGGATGCCGCGATTACGGTGCCTGTCGGTGAAGTCGACGCGGAAATGGAGCAGCTCCTAAAGGTTACGGAAGAGTCGCTCTATAAAGGGATCGAACAGGCCATAGCAGGCAATCGTCTCAGTGACATTTCCCATGCAGTCCAGTCTCATGCCGAAAAGTACGGTTACGGTGTAGTTCGCGATTACGTTGGGCATGGCATTGGACGCAATATGCATGAGGACCCTCAAATTCCCAATTACGGTAGTCCTGGCCGCGGTCCACGATTAAAATCCGGTATGACACTGGCAATAGAACCGATGATCAACGTGGGCACTTATGAAGTGCAGGCCCTCGATGATGGCTGGACAGTAGTAACGCTTGACAAAAAACCTTCTGCACACTTCGAACACAGCATTGCCGTTACGGATAACGGACCGGAAATTTTGACCAAGTTATAG
- the rpmJ gene encoding 50S ribosomal protein L36 gives MKVRPSVKPICEKCKVIKRHGNVMVICENPKHKQKQG, from the coding sequence ATGAAAGTAAGACCGTCGGTCAAACCCATTTGTGAAAAATGCAAGGTTATTAAACGTCATGGCAATGTCATGGTGATTTGTGAAAATCCTAAGCATAAGCAAAAACAAGGTTAA
- the infA gene encoding translation initiation factor IF-1 has product MSKQDVIEVEGTVVEALPNAMFQVKLENGHIVLAHVSGKIRMNFIRILPGDKVTVELTPYDLKRGRITYRFK; this is encoded by the coding sequence GTGTCCAAACAAGACGTAATTGAAGTAGAAGGTACGGTCGTTGAGGCTTTACCAAATGCCATGTTTCAGGTTAAACTGGAAAACGGGCATATTGTACTGGCACATGTATCAGGTAAAATCCGCATGAATTTTATCCGGATCTTACCTGGCGACAAAGTAACAGTAGAGCTTACACCGTATGATTTGAAACGCGGACGAATTACTTATCGTTTTAAATAA
- the rpsK gene encoding 30S ribosomal protein S11 has product MVAKKVVRPKRKERKNIEHGVAHIRSTFNNTIVTITDTKGNALSWASAGGLGFRGSRKSTPFAAQMAAETAAKAAMEHGLKQIEVFVKGPGAGREAAIRSLQAAGLEVNLIKDCTPVPHNGCRPPKRRRV; this is encoded by the coding sequence GTGGTTGCTAAAAAAGTCGTTAGACCGAAAAGAAAAGAACGTAAAAATATCGAGCATGGTGTAGCCCACATCCGTTCGACCTTCAATAATACGATCGTTACCATTACCGATACAAAGGGTAATGCGCTTTCCTGGGCTAGTGCAGGTGGCCTTGGTTTCAGAGGTTCGCGCAAAAGCACTCCTTTTGCTGCACAGATGGCAGCCGAAACTGCTGCCAAAGCAGCGATGGAACATGGCTTAAAACAAATCGAAGTATTTGTTAAAGGCCCTGGCGCCGGACGGGAAGCTGCCATCCGGTCGCTGCAGGCTGCCGGATTGGAAGTCAATCTGATTAAAGATTGCACACCGGTTCCCCACAACGGATGCCGTCCGCCTAAACGGAGAAGAGTATAA
- a CDS encoding adenylate kinase — MYILLMGPPGAGKGTQAVQLVEELKIPHISTGDMFRAAVKEGTELGKQAKACMDAGQLVPDAVTIGIVKERLAKPDCRRGFILDGFPRTLEQANALDNTLKDLGIVLTRVVNINVPTEELVSRITGRRICKSCGATYHVAFNPSKVNGSCDKCSGELYQRADDSEDTVTNRLRVYTDQTEPLIGYYRTQGLYCEINGCQHIDKVLADIINCLRGQSS; from the coding sequence ATGTATATCCTATTGATGGGACCGCCGGGGGCCGGAAAAGGGACCCAGGCGGTACAACTGGTAGAGGAGCTTAAGATTCCTCACATTTCTACCGGCGATATGTTCCGGGCAGCAGTAAAAGAAGGTACCGAGCTGGGCAAACAGGCGAAAGCCTGCATGGATGCCGGACAGCTGGTACCAGATGCGGTGACCATCGGTATTGTCAAGGAACGCCTGGCAAAACCGGATTGCCGTCGGGGTTTTATTTTAGACGGTTTTCCGCGTACGCTGGAACAGGCCAATGCGCTTGACAATACGCTGAAGGATCTGGGAATTGTATTGACCCGTGTGGTAAATATCAATGTTCCAACGGAAGAATTGGTCAGCCGGATTACCGGGCGACGGATCTGTAAGAGCTGCGGGGCGACCTATCATGTTGCCTTTAATCCGTCCAAGGTAAACGGTTCCTGCGATAAATGCAGCGGTGAATTGTATCAACGTGCCGACGACAGTGAAGACACAGTAACCAATCGCCTGCGTGTTTATACGGACCAGACGGAACCTTTGATTGGTTACTACCGGACTCAAGGGCTGTATTGTGAAATCAACGGATGTCAGCATATCGACAAGGTGCTTGCCGATATTATCAACTGTCTGCGGGGACAATCATCATGA
- a CDS encoding KOW domain-containing RNA-binding protein produces the protein MLDDKQIVLGQLVTSIAGRDHGTGYLVVAIDSSSYIYVANGRNHPIAKPKKKNIRHVKVLQSVATVLTKKLAEGETVTDEAVRQAIACFCEPDIL, from the coding sequence GTGCTAGACGATAAACAGATCGTTCTAGGCCAACTAGTAACAAGTATTGCCGGGCGCGATCATGGCACTGGCTATCTAGTGGTCGCAATTGACAGTTCATCTTACATTTATGTAGCGAATGGTCGCAACCATCCGATTGCCAAACCTAAAAAGAAAAACATCCGGCATGTCAAAGTTTTACAGTCTGTTGCTACGGTACTGACGAAGAAACTTGCTGAAGGCGAGACAGTTACTGACGAAGCTGTTCGTCAGGCTATTGCTTGTTTTTGTGAACCGGATATTTTGTGA
- the rpsM gene encoding 30S ribosomal protein S13 has product MARIAGVDLPRDKRIEIALTYIYGIGLTLSKTILAATKINPDTRTRDLTEEEVAQLREAIDKDYRVEGDLRREEQLNIKRLIEIGSYRGKRHRMGLPVRGQRTKTNARTRKGPKRTVGAKRKKA; this is encoded by the coding sequence ATGGCACGTATTGCCGGAGTAGACTTACCGCGCGATAAGAGAATTGAAATTGCATTAACATATATTTATGGTATCGGACTTACTTTATCGAAAACAATCCTAGCAGCTACAAAAATCAATCCTGATACTCGCACGCGCGATCTTACCGAGGAAGAAGTAGCTCAGTTGCGTGAGGCAATTGACAAGGATTACAGAGTAGAAGGCGACTTGCGCCGTGAAGAACAGCTCAACATTAAACGTTTGATTGAGATCGGTTCTTACCGGGGAAAACGTCACCGTATGGGCTTGCCTGTCCGGGGACAACGTACGAAAACCAACGCCCGCACCCGCAAAGGTCCGAAACGGACTGTTGGCGCGAAACGGAAGAAAGCGTAA